In a genomic window of Pseudomonas putida:
- a CDS encoding OmpA family protein, with amino-acid sequence MISKNIHSKHLMIPALLAASIALAACSTPPNPSLEQARTNYSALQADPQASKVAALETKDASDYLDKADKAYLDKEDPAKVDQLAYLTNQRVEVAKQTIALRTAEAQMKDASAQRAQARLDARDQQIKQLQDSLNAKQTDRGTLVTFGDVLFATDKAELKSNGMMNINKLAQYLQENPDRKVIVEGYTDSTGTASHNQSLSERRASSVRMALVKMGVDPTRIVAQGYGKEYPVADNTSVSGRAQNRRVEVTISNDNQPVIPRSAVSANTQ; translated from the coding sequence ATGATTTCCAAAAACATCCATTCCAAACATTTGATGATCCCCGCCCTGCTGGCCGCCAGCATTGCGCTGGCGGCGTGTTCGACGCCACCGAACCCCAGCCTTGAGCAGGCCCGCACCAACTACAGCGCCCTGCAAGCCGACCCGCAAGCGAGCAAAGTCGCGGCCCTGGAAACCAAGGACGCCAGCGATTACCTGGACAAGGCCGACAAGGCCTATCTGGATAAGGAAGACCCGGCCAAGGTCGATCAACTGGCGTACCTGACCAACCAGCGTGTCGAAGTGGCGAAGCAGACTATCGCCCTGCGCACCGCCGAGGCCCAGATGAAAGACGCCTCTGCGCAACGGGCCCAGGCGCGTCTGGATGCGCGTGACCAGCAGATCAAACAACTGCAGGACAGCCTCAACGCCAAACAGACCGATCGCGGCACGCTGGTGACCTTCGGTGACGTGCTGTTTGCCACTGACAAGGCCGAGCTGAAATCCAACGGCATGATGAACATCAACAAACTGGCGCAGTACCTTCAGGAAAATCCGGATCGCAAAGTGATCGTCGAGGGATACACCGACAGCACCGGTACGGCGTCGCACAACCAGTCATTGTCTGAACGTCGCGCCAGCTCGGTGCGCATGGCGCTGGTGAAGATGGGCGTCGATCCGACGCGCATCGTTGCTCAGGGTTACGGCAAGGAGTATCCGGTGGCGGATAACACCAGCGTCTCGGGTCGCGCGCAGAACCGTCGGGTGGAAGTGACGATTTCCAATGACAACCAGCCGGTGATCCCGCGGTCCGCGGTGAGTGCCAACACCCAATAA
- a CDS encoding DUF4398 domain-containing protein, giving the protein MELKTMKTRTGKSSFTPLHGLKMAALAIGGSLVLAGCAGNPPSEQFAVSESAVNSAVSAGGTEFAAVEMKAAQDKLKQAEIAMHDKQYDQARTLAEQAEWDARVAERKAQAMKAKQTVKDSRQGVQELRQESQRTVQ; this is encoded by the coding sequence ATGGAGTTGAAAACCATGAAAACCCGCACAGGCAAATCCTCGTTCACCCCGTTGCACGGCCTGAAAATGGCAGCCCTGGCCATCGGCGGCAGCCTCGTGCTGGCCGGTTGTGCCGGCAATCCACCCAGCGAACAGTTCGCCGTGTCCGAATCAGCGGTCAACAGCGCGGTCAGCGCAGGCGGTACCGAGTTCGCCGCCGTGGAAATGAAGGCCGCCCAGGACAAGCTCAAACAAGCCGAAATCGCCATGCACGACAAGCAATACGACCAGGCCCGGACCCTCGCCGAACAGGCTGAGTGGGACGCTCGCGTGGCCGAGCGCAAGGCCCAGGCGATGAAAGCCAAACAGACGGTGAAGGACTCTCGCCAAGGGGTTCAGGAACTGCGTCAGGAAAGCCAGCGCACCGTCCAGTAA
- a CDS encoding pilin assembly protein, with translation MKIRELAHHWEENAKGRLTDTGYSIHLDVEAAARLAAIIDMYPKRQPEELLGELIGAALEELEKSFPYVKGSTVVATDEEGDPLYEDIGPTPRFLALSRRHLHDLSAGHDKQKH, from the coding sequence ATGAAAATCCGCGAGCTGGCTCATCACTGGGAAGAAAATGCCAAGGGTCGCCTGACCGACACCGGCTACTCGATTCATCTGGACGTGGAAGCGGCCGCAAGACTGGCGGCAATCATCGACATGTACCCCAAGCGGCAACCGGAAGAACTGCTCGGCGAACTGATTGGCGCCGCGCTGGAAGAGCTGGAAAAAAGCTTTCCCTATGTGAAGGGTTCGACCGTGGTCGCCACGGATGAGGAAGGCGATCCGCTGTATGAAGACATCGGCCCGACGCCGCGTTTCCTGGCGTTGTCGCGTCGTCACCTGCACGATTTGTCGGCCGGTCACGACAAGCAGAAACACTGA
- the ppc gene encoding phosphoenolpyruvate carboxylase, producing the protein MTDIDARLREDVHLLGELLGNTIREQYGEGFLDKIEQIRKGAKADRRGSMDAELSASLNQLTEDELLPVARAFNQFLNLANIAEQYQLIHRRDESQPAPFEARVLPELLARLRAEGHSAESLARQLGRLEIELVLTAHPTEVARRTLIQKYDAIAAQLAAQDHRDLTTAERAQIQSTLQRLIAEAWHTEEIRRTRPTPVDEAKWGFAVIEHSLWHAIPNYLRKADQALHAATGLRLPLEAAPIRFASWMGGDRDGNPNVTAPVTREVLLLARWMAADLYLRDVDHLAADLSMQQASEALKAKAGESAEPYRAVLKQLRERLRATRNWAHSALTAPVPATADVLLDNRDLLDPLELCYHSLHECGMGVIADGPLLDCLRRAVTFGLFLVRLDVRQDSSRHSAAMTEITDYLGLGRYEDWSEEARIDFLTRELNNRRPLLPAHYKPSADTAEVLATCREIAAAPAASLGSYVISMAGAASDVLAVQLLLKESGVLRPMRVVPLFETLADLDNAGPVIEKLLLLPGYRARLQGPQEVMIGYSDSAKDAGTTAAAWAQYRAQERLVDICREQQVELLLFHGRGGTVGRGGGPAHAAILSQPPGSVAGRFRTTEQGEMIRFKFGLPDIAEQNLNLYLAAVLEATLLPPPPPTPEWRHLMDELAADGVSAYRAVVRENPQFVEYFRQSTPEQELGRLPLGSRPAKRRAGGIESLRAIPWIFGWTQTRLMLPAWLGWEAALSKALERGEGEFLGQMREQWPFFRTRIDMLEMVLAKADSDIARSYDERLVEPELLPLGAHLRDLLSQACSIVLGMTGQSQLLAHSPDTLEFIRLRNTYLDPLHLLQAELLARSRQQEVAQGSPVEQALLVSVAGIAAGLRNTG; encoded by the coding sequence ATGACCGATATTGATGCACGCTTGCGCGAGGACGTTCACCTGTTGGGTGAACTGTTGGGCAACACCATTCGTGAGCAGTACGGGGAGGGCTTTCTCGACAAGATCGAGCAGATCCGCAAGGGGGCCAAGGCGGATCGTCGCGGCTCGATGGACGCCGAATTGAGCGCGAGTCTCAATCAACTGACTGAAGACGAATTGCTGCCGGTGGCGCGGGCGTTCAACCAGTTTCTCAACCTGGCCAACATCGCCGAGCAATATCAGCTGATTCACCGCCGCGACGAGTCGCAACCCGCGCCGTTCGAAGCTCGCGTGCTGCCGGAGCTGCTCGCTCGCTTGCGCGCAGAAGGCCACAGCGCCGAATCCCTGGCCCGGCAATTGGGCCGCCTGGAAATCGAGCTGGTGCTCACCGCGCACCCGACTGAAGTCGCGCGCCGCACGCTGATCCAGAAATACGACGCCATCGCCGCGCAACTGGCGGCTCAGGACCATCGTGACCTGACCACCGCCGAACGCGCGCAGATCCAGTCGACGCTGCAGCGCCTGATCGCCGAGGCCTGGCACACCGAGGAAATCCGCCGCACACGTCCGACACCGGTCGACGAAGCGAAATGGGGTTTCGCGGTGATCGAACATTCGCTGTGGCACGCCATTCCCAATTACCTGCGCAAGGCCGACCAGGCCCTGCATGCCGCCACCGGCTTGCGCCTGCCACTGGAGGCCGCGCCGATTCGCTTTGCCTCGTGGATGGGCGGCGATCGCGACGGCAATCCCAACGTCACCGCTCCCGTCACCCGTGAAGTGCTGCTGCTGGCGCGCTGGATGGCGGCCGATCTGTACTTGCGTGATGTCGATCATCTGGCCGCCGACCTGTCGATGCAGCAGGCCAGCGAAGCCCTGAAGGCCAAGGCGGGCGAGAGTGCCGAACCCTATCGTGCGGTGCTCAAGCAGTTGCGCGAACGCCTGCGGGCCACGCGCAACTGGGCGCATTCCGCGTTGACCGCGCCGGTGCCCGCCACCGCCGATGTGCTGCTAGACAACCGCGATCTGCTCGACCCGCTGGAGCTGTGCTACCACTCGCTGCACGAATGCGGCATGGGCGTGATCGCCGATGGTCCATTGCTTGATTGCCTGCGCCGGGCGGTCACTTTCGGTCTGTTCCTGGTGCGTCTGGACGTGCGCCAGGATTCGTCGCGCCATAGTGCGGCCATGACCGAAATCACCGATTACCTGGGCCTCGGTCGCTACGAAGACTGGAGCGAAGAGGCGCGCATCGACTTCCTCACCCGCGAACTGAACAACCGTCGACCGTTGCTGCCCGCCCACTACAAACCGTCCGCCGACACCGCCGAAGTCCTGGCCACCTGCCGGGAAATCGCCGCCGCGCCCGCCGCATCCCTCGGTTCCTATGTGATCTCCATGGCCGGTGCCGCCTCCGATGTGCTGGCGGTACAACTGCTGCTCAAGGAGTCCGGCGTGTTGCGGCCGATGCGTGTGGTGCCGCTGTTCGAAACCCTGGCTGACCTCGACAACGCGGGCCCGGTGATCGAAAAACTGTTGCTGCTGCCGGGCTATCGCGCACGCCTGCAAGGGCCACAGGAAGTGATGATCGGCTACTCCGATTCGGCCAAGGACGCCGGCACCACGGCGGCGGCCTGGGCTCAGTATCGGGCGCAGGAGCGTCTGGTGGACATCTGCCGCGAGCAACAAGTGGAACTGCTGTTGTTCCACGGCCGTGGCGGCACCGTGGGCCGTGGCGGCGGCCCGGCGCATGCGGCGATTCTGTCGCAGCCACCGGGATCGGTGGCGGGACGTTTCCGCACCACCGAACAGGGCGAAATGATTCGCTTCAAGTTCGGCCTGCCGGACATCGCCGAGCAGAACCTCAATCTGTATCTGGCCGCGGTACTGGAGGCGACCTTGCTGCCGCCACCACCACCGACGCCCGAGTGGCGGCATCTGATGGACGAACTGGCCGCCGACGGTGTCAGTGCCTATCGCGCCGTGGTGCGGGAAAATCCGCAATTCGTCGAGTATTTCCGTCAGTCGACTCCGGAGCAGGAACTCGGTCGCCTGCCGTTGGGCAGCCGTCCGGCCAAGCGTCGCGCCGGTGGTATCGAAAGCCTGCGGGCGATCCCATGGATCTTCGGCTGGACCCAGACACGCCTGATGCTGCCGGCCTGGCTCGGCTGGGAAGCGGCCCTGAGCAAGGCGCTGGAGCGTGGCGAGGGCGAGTTTCTGGGGCAGATGCGTGAGCAGTGGCCGTTCTTCCGCACCCGCATCGATATGCTGGAGATGGTGCTGGCCAAGGCTGACTCGGACATTGCCCGGTCCTACGACGAGCGTCTGGTCGAGCCGGAACTGTTGCCGTTGGGCGCGCACTTACGCGACCTATTGTCGCAGGCATGCTCGATCGTTCTGGGGATGACCGGTCAGTCTCAACTACTGGCACATAGCCCGGACACCCTCGAATTCATCCGCTTGCGCAACACTTACCTGGACCCGCTTCATCTATTGCAGGCCGAATTGCTGGCCCGCTCACGACAACAGGAAGTGGCGCAGGGCAGCCCGGTGGAGCAGGCGCTGCTGGTGTCTGTGGCAGGGATTGCCGCCGGTTTGCGTAATACCGGCTAA
- the adk gene encoding adenylate kinase: MRVILLGAPGAGKGTQAKFITEKFGIPQISTGDMLRAAVKAGTELGIKAKSIMDAGGLVSDDLIIALVKDRIAQADCAKGFLFDGFPRTIPQAEALVTAGVELDAVVEIAVEDEEIVQRIAGRRVHEASGRVYHIVYNPPKVAGKDDVTGEDLVQRKDDTEETVRHRLSVYHSQTKPLVDFYQKLSAANGKPKYSHIEGVGSVEAITAKVLAALS; this comes from the coding sequence ATGCGCGTCATTCTGCTGGGAGCTCCCGGGGCCGGTAAAGGTACTCAGGCTAAGTTCATCACCGAGAAATTCGGCATTCCGCAAATCTCCACCGGCGACATGCTGCGTGCCGCCGTCAAGGCCGGCACCGAGCTGGGCATCAAGGCCAAGAGCATCATGGATGCCGGCGGCCTGGTCTCCGATGACCTGATCATCGCCCTGGTCAAGGACCGCATCGCCCAGGCCGACTGCGCCAAGGGTTTCCTGTTCGACGGTTTCCCGCGCACCATTCCTCAGGCTGAAGCCCTGGTGACTGCCGGCGTGGAGCTGGACGCGGTTGTTGAAATCGCCGTTGAAGACGAGGAAATCGTTCAGCGTATCGCCGGTCGCCGCGTTCACGAGGCCAGCGGCCGCGTGTACCACATCGTCTACAACCCGCCGAAAGTGGCCGGCAAGGACGACGTCACCGGTGAAGACCTGGTGCAGCGCAAGGACGACACCGAAGAAACCGTGCGTCATCGCCTGTCGGTCTACCACTCCCAGACCAAGCCGCTGGTGGACTTCTACCAGAAGCTGTCGGCAGCCAACGGCAAGCCGAAGTACAGCCACATCGAAGGCGTCGGTTCGGTAGAAGCGATCACCGCCAAGGTGCTTGCAGCCCTGAGCTGA
- the tsaB gene encoding tRNA (adenosine(37)-N6)-threonylcarbamoyltransferase complex dimerization subunit type 1 TsaB yields the protein MSTLLALDTATEACSVALLHDGKVTSHYEVIPRLHAQKLLPMIQQLLADAGTTLQAVDAIAFGRGPGAFTGVRIAIGVVQGLAFALDRPVLPVSNLAVLAQRAYREHGASQVAAAIDARMDEVYWGCYRETAGEMRLVGAEAVLPPEAAALPADASGEWFGAGTGWGYGERIAVNLSGQDAGMLPHAEDLLTLARFAWARGEAIVADEAQPVYLRDKVATPKAR from the coding sequence ATGAGCACCTTGCTGGCCCTGGACACCGCGACTGAAGCTTGCTCCGTTGCCTTGCTGCATGACGGCAAAGTGACGAGCCATTACGAGGTGATCCCGCGCCTGCATGCGCAGAAGTTGCTGCCGATGATCCAGCAATTGCTGGCCGATGCTGGCACCACCTTGCAGGCTGTCGATGCCATCGCCTTCGGGCGCGGGCCGGGTGCATTCACCGGTGTGCGCATTGCCATCGGCGTGGTGCAGGGGTTGGCCTTTGCTTTGGATCGTCCGGTGTTGCCGGTGTCGAACCTGGCTGTTTTGGCCCAGCGCGCCTATCGCGAGCACGGTGCCAGCCAGGTCGCCGCTGCCATCGATGCGCGCATGGACGAGGTGTATTGGGGCTGCTACCGCGAGACGGCGGGGGAGATGCGACTGGTTGGCGCTGAGGCAGTATTGCCACCGGAAGCGGCTGCATTGCCGGCCGACGCCAGCGGTGAGTGGTTCGGCGCGGGCACCGGCTGGGGGTATGGCGAGCGTATCGCCGTCAACCTGAGCGGCCAGGATGCGGGCATGCTGCCCCACGCGGAAGATCTGCTGACGCTGGCGCGGTTTGCCTGGGCGCGTGGTGAAGCGATCGTGGCCGATGAGGCGCAGCCGGTTTACCTGCGGGACAAGGTGGCGACGCCTAAAGCGCGATAG
- a CDS encoding DUF72 domain-containing protein → MMLPYYLGCPSWSENAWRDYLYPQDAKPAEFLDLYSQVFNAVEGNTTFYASPAAGTVQRWAETMPEHFRFTAKFPGDISHGGDLREQLTAAETFTRLLSPLGERVSPLWLQLSKSFTPQRLPELAGFIDALQRPLAVEVRHDDFFAKGDSERMLNRLLLDRGVERICLDPRALFSCTSTDPSVLHAQSKKPRVPTRPAAFTQFPQVRFIGHPQLEANDTFLTPWVEKIALWIEEGRTPYIFLHTADNVLAAKLAQRFHARLMLRLPGLPALPELYREPAAEQLGLL, encoded by the coding sequence CTGATGCTGCCTTACTACCTCGGTTGCCCGTCCTGGAGCGAAAACGCCTGGCGTGATTACCTTTATCCACAAGACGCCAAGCCTGCCGAGTTTCTCGATCTCTATTCGCAAGTATTCAATGCCGTAGAAGGCAACACGACCTTCTATGCGAGCCCGGCTGCCGGCACCGTGCAGCGTTGGGCTGAAACGATGCCCGAACATTTTCGCTTCACTGCCAAGTTTCCCGGTGACATCAGTCACGGCGGCGATCTGCGCGAGCAACTGACTGCCGCTGAAACCTTCACCCGATTGCTCAGCCCCCTCGGTGAGCGGGTGTCGCCGTTGTGGTTGCAGCTGTCGAAAAGCTTCACGCCGCAACGCCTGCCCGAACTTGCCGGGTTTATCGATGCCCTGCAACGGCCGTTGGCAGTGGAAGTGCGGCACGATGATTTCTTCGCCAAGGGCGACAGTGAGCGAATGCTCAATCGCCTGTTGCTGGACCGTGGCGTCGAGCGCATCTGCCTCGACCCGCGCGCGCTGTTCAGTTGCACATCGACCGATCCTTCGGTGCTGCACGCCCAATCGAAAAAACCCAGGGTGCCAACGCGTCCCGCTGCTTTCACCCAATTCCCGCAAGTGCGTTTCATCGGCCATCCGCAACTGGAGGCCAACGATACGTTCCTGACGCCCTGGGTGGAGAAAATCGCCCTGTGGATCGAGGAAGGCCGCACGCCGTATATCTTCCTGCACACCGCCGACAACGTGTTGGCGGCGAAGCTGGCGCAGCGTTTCCATGCGCGATTGATGCTGCGATTGCCTGGCTTGCCGGCGCTGCCTGAGCTATACAGGGAGCCCGCCGCCGAGCAACTTGGCCTGCTCTGA
- a CDS encoding isocitrate lyase/PEP mutase family protein — protein sequence MDAQTLRAQAFKALHERDGIFVMPNPWDAGSAKMLAGLGFEALATTSAGFAFSRARPDGGLTLDDTLENVRAIVAATDLPVSVDLENGFADDPAESAQSIVQAAGAGAVGGSIEDATGRPDAPIYCFEHAVARVKAAVAAVRSLSFPFTLTARAENYLHGNPDLDDTIRRLQAFAEAGADVLYAPGLRSAEEVLAVVRAVAPKPVNVLMSGGLKLTVEQLGEMGVKRVSVGSALALAALGEFYRAAEEIKTSGTFGFTSQSMPYAKANQFFKG from the coding sequence ATGGATGCGCAAACCCTTCGAGCCCAAGCGTTCAAAGCCCTGCACGAACGTGACGGGATTTTTGTGATGCCCAACCCGTGGGATGCGGGTTCGGCAAAAATGCTGGCGGGCCTCGGTTTTGAAGCGCTGGCGACCACCAGTGCCGGATTCGCTTTTTCCCGGGCGCGGCCCGATGGTGGCCTGACCCTGGACGACACTCTGGAAAATGTCCGGGCGATCGTGGCGGCCACCGATCTGCCGGTGTCGGTGGATCTGGAAAACGGTTTTGCCGATGATCCCGCCGAATCCGCACAAAGCATTGTGCAGGCTGCTGGCGCGGGGGCCGTCGGTGGTTCGATCGAAGACGCCACGGGCCGTCCGGACGCGCCGATCTATTGCTTCGAACATGCCGTGGCCCGGGTCAAGGCCGCGGTCGCTGCCGTGCGTAGTTTGTCTTTCCCCTTTACGCTGACCGCCCGGGCCGAGAATTATCTGCATGGCAATCCGGACCTTGATGACACGATTCGCCGCCTGCAAGCGTTCGCTGAAGCGGGTGCCGATGTGCTTTATGCGCCGGGATTGCGTAGTGCTGAAGAAGTCCTGGCCGTGGTCCGTGCCGTGGCGCCGAAACCCGTCAACGTGTTGATGTCAGGCGGATTGAAGCTGACGGTCGAACAGCTCGGCGAGATGGGCGTCAAGCGAGTCAGCGTCGGCTCGGCGCTGGCCTTGGCGGCATTGGGCGAGTTCTACCGCGCCGCTGAAGAGATCAAGACGTCGGGCACGTTCGGATTCACCTCGCAGTCCATGCCATACGCCAAGGCCAATCAGTTTTTCAAAGGCTGA
- a CDS encoding energy transducer TonB: MSDIQPIITGFISPYGDYNLRNTQALSGVSHIWQDFFARALAEQSGEDVLPKSLDFPPVDLESPVEPTVGSDLLAHIVAQRECDVKDNEIRPPEPLFLPIAEFEMDLADKPFPPFPPEEIVAQQRQQNFDSGWVRPIVLTAGQPAPEAGPAPQPRALHLPIAEFELDLLDKPFPPFSPEEMVKQQKELDFDNRWARPIVLQNLRLAA, from the coding sequence ATGTCAGACATTCAACCCATCATCACAGGTTTTATCTCGCCCTACGGCGACTACAACCTGCGAAACACCCAGGCACTGAGCGGCGTCAGCCATATCTGGCAGGATTTCTTTGCCCGAGCGCTGGCCGAACAGTCGGGTGAGGATGTCCTTCCGAAATCGCTCGATTTTCCACCGGTGGATCTGGAAAGTCCGGTCGAGCCCACTGTTGGCAGCGACCTGCTGGCACACATCGTTGCCCAGCGCGAATGCGACGTGAAGGACAACGAGATTCGCCCGCCCGAGCCACTGTTCCTGCCGATCGCCGAATTCGAGATGGATCTGGCCGACAAGCCGTTCCCACCGTTCCCGCCGGAAGAAATCGTCGCCCAGCAACGCCAGCAAAACTTCGACAGCGGCTGGGTACGCCCGATCGTGCTGACCGCCGGTCAACCTGCACCCGAAGCCGGTCCAGCGCCACAACCGCGTGCACTGCACCTGCCGATCGCCGAATTCGAGCTCGATCTGTTGGACAAGCCCTTCCCGCCGTTCTCGCCGGAAGAAATGGTCAAGCAACAAAAAGAACTCGACTTCGATAACCGCTGGGCGCGCCCGATCGTCCTGCAGAACCTGCGTCTCGCCGCCTGA
- a CDS encoding class I SAM-dependent methyltransferase: MIDQPAACRIRVEALGETFQPQAEHWAERLGLPLQVDDGEFALQVGEQGLQLQQLGPDAPGPVRVDFVEGGAAHRRLYGGGSGQMIAKAVGIAQGVRPRVLDATAGLGKDAFVLASLGCEMSLIERQPLIGALLEDGLARGAEDFDVAPIVARMRLLKGNSIEVMNNWEGEPPQVIYLDPMFPHREKTALVKKEMRLFRPLVGDDPDAPALLQAALALATHRVVVKRPRKAPCIEGPKPSHALDGKSSRYDIYPKKALKP, from the coding sequence ATGATTGATCAACCGGCGGCGTGCCGCATCCGTGTCGAAGCCCTGGGCGAGACTTTTCAGCCACAGGCCGAGCACTGGGCCGAGCGCCTGGGCTTGCCGTTGCAGGTGGATGACGGTGAGTTTGCCTTGCAGGTCGGCGAGCAGGGCCTGCAGCTGCAACAGCTCGGCCCGGATGCGCCGGGGCCGGTGCGGGTGGACTTCGTCGAGGGCGGCGCGGCGCATCGGCGGTTATACGGTGGCGGCAGCGGGCAGATGATCGCCAAGGCCGTCGGCATCGCCCAGGGCGTGCGTCCACGGGTGCTGGATGCCACGGCGGGGTTGGGCAAGGATGCATTCGTGCTGGCCAGCCTGGGTTGCGAAATGAGCCTGATCGAGCGTCAGCCACTGATCGGTGCCTTGCTCGAAGATGGCCTGGCCCGTGGCGCGGAAGATTTCGACGTGGCGCCGATCGTTGCGCGCATGCGTTTGCTCAAGGGCAACTCGATCGAAGTGATGAACAACTGGGAAGGGGAGCCACCGCAGGTGATCTACCTTGACCCGATGTTTCCGCACCGAGAGAAAACCGCACTGGTGAAGAAGGAAATGCGCCTGTTCCGGCCACTGGTGGGCGATGACCCGGATGCACCGGCGCTGCTCCAGGCGGCACTGGCCCTGGCGACCCACCGGGTGGTGGTCAAGCGCCCGCGCAAGGCGCCGTGCATTGAAGGGCCCAAGCCGAGTCATGCGTTGGATGGCAAGTCCAGTCGGTATGACATTTATCCCAAGAAGGCGCTCAAGCCTTAA
- a CDS encoding TetR/AcrR family transcriptional regulator, producing the protein MPNNPSVPNGPGRPKDLAKRQAILDAAKTLFLTKGYANTSMDAVAAEAGVSKLTVYSHFNDKETLFSAAVVAKCEEQLPPLFFELPEGVAVETVLLNIARGFHHLINSDESVNLHRLIMALGSQDPKLSLIFFEAGPQRMLQGMERLLSKVDQSGALSIDKPLNAAEHFFCLLKGAANFRLLFGCGEPLTDEAAESHVREVVGLFMRAYRPE; encoded by the coding sequence ATGCCGAACAATCCTTCAGTACCCAACGGCCCAGGCCGCCCCAAGGATCTGGCCAAGCGCCAGGCGATCCTCGACGCGGCCAAGACGCTGTTTCTCACCAAGGGATATGCCAACACCAGCATGGATGCTGTCGCCGCCGAAGCAGGCGTTTCGAAGCTGACGGTCTACAGCCATTTCAACGACAAGGAGACGCTGTTCTCCGCCGCCGTGGTGGCCAAGTGCGAGGAGCAATTGCCGCCGCTGTTCTTTGAACTGCCCGAAGGCGTAGCGGTGGAAACCGTGCTGCTGAACATTGCCCGCGGCTTTCATCACCTGATCAACAGCGACGAATCGGTGAACCTGCATCGCCTGATCATGGCCCTGGGCAGCCAGGACCCGAAACTCTCGCTGATCTTCTTCGAGGCAGGCCCGCAACGCATGTTGCAGGGTATGGAGAGGCTGCTGAGCAAGGTGGACCAGAGTGGCGCCTTGAGCATCGACAAACCGCTCAATGCGGCGGAGCACTTCTTCTGCCTGCTCAAGGGGGCGGCGAATTTCCGGCTGCTCTTTGGTTGTGGCGAACCGTTGACCGATGAAGCGGCCGAGAGTCATGTGCGGGAGGTGGTGGGGTTGTTTATGCGGGCTTATCGGCCTGAGTAA
- a CDS encoding efflux RND transporter periplasmic adaptor subunit, which yields MFRYALPLALPVSLAFLLTACGHEEAPPTSVRPAMVVQPEPSAQATESYPGEVRARYEPDLAFRIGGKVSRRLVEEGQRVKADQPLAELDPQDVRLQLEATRAQVAAAEANLNLVRAERDRYKTLMDRQMVSRSQYDNAENLYRSGEARLKQIKAEFNVSTNQASYAVLRAPQDGVVAKRAVEVGQVVAAGQTVFTLATDGEREVSISLPEQNFGRFKVGEPVSVELWTQPGQRFAGHIRELSPAADPKSRTFAARIAFNAGKVPAELGQSARVFVQNAETVPLSVPLSALTAENGVTYVWVVSANNTLKKTPVRVGAFGEKTVPVLEGLNASDWVVAAGVHVLLDGQQVRPVDRSNRVVNLADKE from the coding sequence ATGTTCCGCTATGCCTTGCCCCTCGCGTTGCCTGTCAGTCTGGCGTTTTTGTTGACGGCGTGCGGTCACGAAGAAGCGCCGCCAACCAGCGTGCGTCCGGCCATGGTGGTCCAGCCAGAGCCTTCGGCACAGGCGACGGAAAGCTACCCCGGTGAAGTCCGCGCCCGCTACGAGCCGGACCTGGCGTTCCGCATCGGCGGCAAAGTCAGCCGACGACTGGTCGAGGAAGGGCAGCGGGTCAAAGCCGATCAGCCTCTGGCCGAACTCGATCCCCAGGACGTGCGCCTGCAGCTGGAAGCGACCCGCGCCCAGGTGGCTGCCGCCGAAGCCAATCTCAATCTGGTGCGCGCCGAACGTGACCGCTACAAGACCCTGATGGACCGTCAGATGGTCAGTCGTTCGCAATACGACAACGCGGAAAATCTCTATCGCTCCGGCGAAGCCCGCCTCAAGCAGATCAAAGCCGAATTCAATGTCTCGACCAACCAGGCCAGTTACGCCGTGTTGCGTGCGCCTCAGGATGGCGTCGTGGCCAAGCGTGCGGTAGAGGTCGGTCAGGTGGTGGCGGCGGGGCAGACGGTATTTACCCTGGCCACCGATGGCGAGCGCGAAGTGTCTATCAGCCTGCCGGAGCAGAACTTCGGTCGCTTCAAGGTCGGCGAGCCGGTGTCGGTGGAACTGTGGACGCAACCGGGTCAGCGTTTCGCCGGACACATCCGCGAACTGTCGCCGGCTGCCGATCCCAAGTCCCGCACCTTCGCCGCACGCATCGCTTTCAACGCCGGCAAGGTCCCCGCCGAACTGGGGCAGAGCGCCCGGGTTTTTGTGCAGAACGCCGAGACCGTGCCGCTGTCGGTGCCGCTGTCTGCGCTGACCGCTGAAAACGGCGTGACCTATGTCTGGGTCGTCAGCGCCAACAACACCCTGAAAAAGACCCCGGTGCGGGTCGGTGCCTTCGGCGAGAAAACCGTGCCGGTGCTCGAAGGTCTCAACGCCAGCGACTGGGTGGTGGCCGCCGGCGTCCATGTGCTTCTGGATGGGCAGCAGGTGCGCCCGGTGGATCGCTCCAACCGCGTGGTCAATCTGGCGGACAAGGAGTAA